The sequence CCAGCACAAACACCTGGTTGAAGTAGCTGAACACCGTGCTAAGCACCGTCATGTCCAGCGCCCACACCACCAGCTGCACGGCAAACAGCGCCCCCAGGCCCAGCGAGATTTGCACCGCAATGGTGCCGCGCATCAGCAAATACAGCTGATACAGGATGAACGTCACGAGGGCGATTTCAATCACGTCGCCCACGCTAATTCGAATGATCTCGAAAAGGGTCAAGGGCCGGTGGACCTGTGGAGAGTGGCGTTCGTGTATGCCTATAAGACGACCAATACGCTGGACGGTTCACACGCTTTCGCGCATGGCTACACTGCTCGATTCGAAGCCGGAGGTTCTCCGCACAAAGCTCGACAACCTACCCACGCAGCCGGGCGTGTACAAGCACCTCGATGCCGGCGGCTCAGTGTTGTACGTGGGCAAAGCAAAAAACCTGCGGAGCCGGGTGCGCTCGTACTTTCACGACAGCCGCCCGCGCGACGGCCGCATTGCGATCATGGTGAAAAAGATCGCCGATGTGGAGGTCATCGTGACCGACACCGAGGTTGAAGCGCTCATCCTGGAAAACAACCTCATCAAAGAGCTGCAGCCGCGCTACAACGTCAACCTGCGCGACGACAAATCCTATCCGTACATCTGCATCAAGAATGAGCGGTTTCCGCGCGTGTTTAAGACGCGCACCGTGCGCAAAGACGGCTCCACGTACTACGGGCCCTACACCGACGTCAAGCAGCTCAACCAGATGATGGACGCCATTCAGTCCATCTTTAAGCTGCGCACCTGCTCGCTCAACCTCGACCCCGAGCCCATCGCCGAGGGAAAATACGACGTGTGCTTGCAGTACCACATCGAAAACTGCAAAGGGCCGTGCGTAGGCAAGCAATCGGCCGACGACTATCAGCAGACCATCGACCAGGTGGAAACGCTCCTGAAGGGCCACACGCAAGAACTGCAAGACCTACTGCGCGCCGAGATGGAGGCGCAGTCTGAGGCGCTCAACTTTGAGGAAGCCGCCCGCCTGCGCGACCAGATTGAAGCCCTGCAGACATACTCCGACCGCCAAAAAATCGTCAGCCAGGACTTTGTAGACCGCGACGTGTTTGCGCTCTTCACCGACCGCGACGAAGGCGTGGCCTGTGGCGTGGCGTTCGTGGTGCGCGAGGGCAAGATGATTGGCCGCCGCCACAAGTACATCCGCCGCATCGAGGGCCGCACCGATGCCGAGCTGATGCTCTCGTACCTGGAGCGCTTCTATGCCGAGGCCAGCGTCTTTCCCGAGGAGGTGTTGCTTTCCGTTGACCCCAACGCGCATCCCGCCCAAGACACCGTAGCGCTCGAAGCCCTGCTCCGCCAAGAAAAGGGGAAGCAGGTGCCCGTCAAGGTGCCGCAACGCGGCGAAAAGGCCAGCCTCGTACGTATGGCCACCTCGAATGCCAAGCTGTTGGTGAAGGAGTGGACGTTGCAGCGCATGAAGCGCGAGCGCGACCGGATTCCGCAATCCATCAAGGCGCTAAAAGAGCACCTGCGCCTCGACGCGTTGCCCCGCCGCATCGACGGCATCGACGTCTCGCACCTCGGCGGCACCGAGACGGTGGCCTCGTGCGTGGTGTTTACGGAAGGCACCCCGCGCAAAAGCGAGTACCGCACGTACAAGATACGCTCGGTGGAAGACGGCCGCCCCGACGACTATCAGTCGATGCGCGAAGTGGTAGAGCGGCGGTACCGCCGCATGCTCGCAGAGGACGGTCCGTGGCCCGATTTGCTGATGGTAGACGGCGGCAAAGGACAACTGTCAAGCGCCGTGCAGGTGCTGAAGGACCTGGACGTGTACGGGAAATTTCCGGTGGTGGGCCTCGCCAAGCGGCTTGAGGAAGTGTTTGTGCCCGGCGACCGCGACCCGGTGCTGTTGCCCAAGGACAGCGTGGCGCTGCAGCTGCTGCAAAAAGTGCGGAATGAGGCGCACCGCTTTGCCGTGACGTACCAGCGCAAGCGCCGCAAGAAGAAGACGCTCACGTCGGAGCTGCTCGATATTCACGGCATCGGTGAGAAGACCGCGCAGAAGCTGCTGAAGGCATTTGGGTCGGTGCAGCGCGTACGGTCGGCCGATGAAGAGGCCCTTGCAGCGGTTGTGGGCCCCGCGAAGGCCGCCACCGTCCGCGCATACTTCGACGCGCCGCCGGAGCCCGCAGAGACGACCGCGTAAACCACACGGCGCGCCCCAAACCAAACGAGGCCCGCCAGCAAACAAATTGCGGACGGACCTCGGGACGTTGCATATCATCAGCCGCATCGTCAGCGATGCAGGTTCAAGAGCACAGGTTGCTGCGCCTGAGCAGAACGCTTCGCAGCCGTGGCCAGCGCGGCGCGCGTTTTGGTACCAAGCGGCACGTCCAGCACCGGCGTCTGCGCATTGTGCGCCGACGCGCCGGCCGCGCAGGTGACCGTGATGGACATGGGCGTGTAGATGCCGCTCGTTAGGAAGCTAACGAGCTGATTGACGAAGCTGAGCTGCGTCTCCACGCGGGCCACGCCGTTCGGGCATTCCTCAGCAGCCTCAACCGTCGATGGAGGCACAAGCCCGTAAATCCAGCTGCTCGCGAACGGCTTCCTAATTTTCTTAGCTGACGGCTGCTTGCCAGTTGTGATGCTTGCATGATAGCAGCCCGTGAAAAGAACTGTGGACAGCACAAGAAGTGCTACCGATCGAATATACCGCATGTTATACCGCATGTTATAGAAGGGGTAAAACGTTTGAGCTTGAGAACACCAAAAACATAGAAGATGCCTCATTAAATTGCAAGACCAAGCCGGGTGCGCTTTATGCAGTATGCACCAGACCATGGGCCGCTGTGGCCATTCGCGGCCGATATACCTCCATGCCGTGCACGTTTTTCCTCCCTCCGCATGCGGGCAGAGCGGAAAATGTTCGCGGCCTCTTGACATTGGTGGAAGCGCTTCCTACACTTGATCCTAACGTTTGGTATTTTCCAAACACAACAAATATTGCCCATAGGGCAGGCAGCACGCAATCGTACCATAGACGAGACGAGGACGGTCATGAGGCATTGCATACAGTGGATGGGTTGGCTTTTGGTGGGGGTGTTGGCGCTTCCCCTCCCGGCGCACGCGCAAGACGCGGGCGTCTTGCAGGGCGTGGTAACGGATCAAGACACGCAGGAACCGCTGCCGGGGGCCAATGTCGTGCTCGACGGCACCCAGCGCGGGGCCAGCACCGACGCGGACGGCGAGTACCGCATTGACGGCCTTCCGGCGGGCACCTACACGGTGCGCGTCACCTTTGTGGGCTACGAGCCGGCAACCCGTACGGTAGACATCGCGGCCGGCGAGACGGAAACCCTCGACCTGGTGCTCGCGCCGCGTACCTTCGTGGGGCAAGAGATTGTGGTGACGGGGTCGAAGCGGCCAGAGAAGCTGCTGGAGGCCCCGGTGACCATGGAGGCGATCAGCGCTGAGGAGCTGAACGTGAGCGGCGGCGGCACCTACCTCTCGGCGCTCTCCACCTTAAAAGGCGTCGACTTCGTGAACGTGGGCATCAACGGGCAGGGCATCTCGGCGCGTGGCTTCAACAACCACTTCAACACGCGTATGCTGCAAATGAAAGACGGACGCATCGCGCAGCTTCCGGGGACGGGCCTGCCGCAGGGCAACTTTCTGCCCACCTCGGGGCTCGACCTCAAAACCATCGAGGTGGTGGTGGGCCCAGCGGCTGCGCTGTATGGCCCCAACGCTCACACCGGCGTGGTGAACGTGATTACGAAGACACCCTGGGATCAGTCCGGCCTAGCGCTCGATGTGCGGGCCGGCCAGAACGACCTGGTGGATGTAAACGGCCGCGTGGCCGGCATCATCAGCGAGGATTTTGGGTGGAAGGTCACCGGGCAGTACATGACGGCCACCGACTACCGTCCGCCAGTGGGCGGCCCCAACGCCACCATGGCCGATTCAACGCATTACTTTGGCACGTCCTTTCACGAAAGTGCGCTCGTTGAGAACTACGAGATTGAGTCCATTCGCACCGAGGCCAGCCTCTATTACCGCCTCGGCGACGACTGGGAGATCAACGGCGTGTACGGCTTCTCGCAGAACGACAACTTTGGGCTTACCAACAACGGCCGCAACCGCATCAAGGGATGGCAGGTGCAGTACCAGAGCCTTCAGCTGAGCAGCGAGAGCTGGTTTGCGCAGGCGACGCACACCTCCAACGATGCCGGAAATACGTACCAGATCAACGGGGTGGCCACCAGCGCAACGGCCGTGATGCTGCAGGCCATGGCCAACGGCGCGTCGCCAAGCGAGGCGCGCCAGCAAGCCATCAATCAGCTGCCCGCATTGCGCGAGGCCAACCGGTTTGTGGACAACGGCGAGCTGTGGGACTCGGAGCTGCAGTACCGCACCACGTTCAGTGTGGGCGGCGGTAGCCTCGACCTCGTGACCGGCGGACAGTACCGCTACTACGCGCCCGACTCCGACGGCACGTTCCTCGCCGACGCCATTGGGCGCGACATCGACGCTACGGAGATTGGCGGCTACCTGCAGCTGGACTACCGCCCCACCGATCGGCTGCGCATCAACCTGGCCGGTCGGGTAGACACCCACAGCGAGTACACCACCCAGTTCAGCCCGAAGGCCGCGCTGGTGTACACCGTGGCGAAGAATCATAACCTGCGTGCCACGTACAACCGCGCCTTCAAAAGCCCCACCGTGCTGGAAGGCAACCTGTTCATTCCCATTCCCGTGCCCAGCGTAGCGCCGGGGTACGTGGTGAATGCACTGGGGAACTACACCGGTTACGTCATCCAAGACCCCAGCGGCACCGTCATCAACCGCATCGATCCGCTGGCGCCCGAGGAAGTAAACGCCGTCGAGTTGGGCTACAAAGGTGTGTTCGGCAAGCGGCTGTTCGTCGACGCGGTGCTGTACAACTCGTGGTACAAAAACTTTATCAGCCCGCTCACCACCGTCGCCAACGGCATCACCCAAATTCCCTTTTACCCCGACGGCCAGCCGGTCGATGCGCCGGGTAACAACCAGTTCAACGCGCTGTCGACCTACCTCAACTTTGGGGAAGCGGTGGTGCAGGGCGCCGATCTGGGCGTTAACCTCTTTCTGGGGAATCACTTTAACGTGAACGTCAACGGCTCGTACATTTACCTGCGCAGCTTTGAGGAGAGCGAGAGCGGCCAGCGCCTCCTGCTGAATGTGCCCAATACGAAGCTCAAGGGCACCATGACGATGCGCGACGTGGGCCTCAAGAATTCGTTTCTGAGCCTCTCGGGCCGGTGGCACAGCGCGTACGAATTTCGCTCGGGCTACTGGGACAGCGCGCGGTTCTACGCGGATGGCGAGGTGCCCAGCCGGTTTACCGCGGGCCTTACGGCAGGCTACGCCCTCCCGGACTACGGCGTCGACCTGAAGCTCAGCGTCACGAACCTGTTCAACAACAAGCGGCCCGACGTGCTGGGCGCGCCCGTCACCGAGCGCCTGATCTGGTTGTCGGCCACCTACTCGTTTAAGGGGCTTCGCTTCTAACACAATGGCCGGTGGTGCACCCGGAGCGGCGCGCCATCGGCCCCCTGGTCTCGTTTGCCTTCACCTGTTTAAGACCCACCATTTATGGCTGCACCACTCACCGATCGCGTAGCCCTCATCACCGGCGGAAGTCAGGGCATTGGGCGCGCCACCGCGGCGTTATTTGCGCAGCGCGGCGCGCGCGTCATCATCGCCGACGTAAACGAAGCCGCCGGCGCAGCGGCCGTGCAAGCGATTGAAGACAACGGCGGCACGGCGCAATTCGTGCCCACCGACGTCACCGACCGCGCCGCCACCGAGGCCCTCGCGGAGGCCGCGCAAGCAGCGTACGGCGCCCTTGACATCCTCGTCAACAATGCCGGCATCACGCGCGACGCCACCCTCGCCAAAATGGACGGCGACGCGTTCGATGCGGTGGTCGACGTCAACCTGAAGGGCGTATTCAACACCACGAAGGCCGCGCTGCCGTATCTGCAAGGGAGCGCGCACGGCCGCATCCTGAACGCCGCCTCGGTGGTGGGGCTGTACGGCAACTTTGGCCAAACGAACTACGTGGCCTCCAAGTCGGGCGTCATTGGCATGACCAAGACGTGGGCCCGCGAGCTGGGGCGCGACGGCATCACCGTCAACGCGGTGGCGCCGGGCTTTATCGAGACGCCGATGGTGGAGACCGTGCCCGACAAGGTGATGGATCGCCTCGTGAAGCAGACGCCGCTGGGGCGCCTGGGCCGGGCCGATGACATCGCCCGCGCCTATGCGTTTCTGGCGAGCGACGACGCGGCGTTCATCACGGGCGCTGTATTGAGTGTCGACGGCGGGCTGGTGCTGTAACGCGCCGCCCGTTCGCTACCCATCCACCCATCTTCCCCCTGCCATGCGACACGCACAACTTCTGGGTACCGGCCTGTATGCGCCGGAGCACGTTGTGACCAACGATTACTTCGATGCCCTGTACGGCGAAGACGTCGACAGCTTCTTGCGCGCGAACCGCAACATCATCGAGCGGCGGTACGCCACCGACGAGCAATCGACCTCCGACCTGGCCGTAGAAGCCGCGCGCGACGCCCTCGCCGATGCGGGCGTAGCCCCCGATGCCCTCGACCTCATCATCGTCTCCACCGACACCCCCGACTTCCTCTCGCCGTCTACCGCGGCCGTCGTGCAAGACAAGCTGAAGGCCCCAAACGCCGCGACGTTCGACCTGAACACGGCCTGCGCGGGGTTCGTGACGGCGCTCGACACGGCGCGCAAGTTCGTGGAGGCCGACGCGCGCTACCGCCGGGTGCTCGTCGTTGGCGCGTATCTGATGAGCCGCTTCATCGACTACGAGCAGAAAAACGTCGCGTCGCTCTTTGCCGATGGCGCCGGCGCGGCCGTGATCGGACCTACCGATGATGCCCAACAGGGCGTGCTGGCTTCGGAGCTTATCTCGAAGG comes from Salisaeta longa DSM 21114 and encodes:
- the uvrC gene encoding excinuclease ABC subunit UvrC — translated: MATLLDSKPEVLRTKLDNLPTQPGVYKHLDAGGSVLYVGKAKNLRSRVRSYFHDSRPRDGRIAIMVKKIADVEVIVTDTEVEALILENNLIKELQPRYNVNLRDDKSYPYICIKNERFPRVFKTRTVRKDGSTYYGPYTDVKQLNQMMDAIQSIFKLRTCSLNLDPEPIAEGKYDVCLQYHIENCKGPCVGKQSADDYQQTIDQVETLLKGHTQELQDLLRAEMEAQSEALNFEEAARLRDQIEALQTYSDRQKIVSQDFVDRDVFALFTDRDEGVACGVAFVVREGKMIGRRHKYIRRIEGRTDAELMLSYLERFYAEASVFPEEVLLSVDPNAHPAQDTVALEALLRQEKGKQVPVKVPQRGEKASLVRMATSNAKLLVKEWTLQRMKRERDRIPQSIKALKEHLRLDALPRRIDGIDVSHLGGTETVASCVVFTEGTPRKSEYRTYKIRSVEDGRPDDYQSMREVVERRYRRMLAEDGPWPDLLMVDGGKGQLSSAVQVLKDLDVYGKFPVVGLAKRLEEVFVPGDRDPVLLPKDSVALQLLQKVRNEAHRFAVTYQRKRRKKKTLTSELLDIHGIGEKTAQKLLKAFGSVQRVRSADEEALAAVVGPAKAATVRAYFDAPPEPAETTA
- a CDS encoding Bor family protein; translated protein: MSRGREHFPLCPHAEGGKTCTAWRYIGREWPQRPMVWCILHKAHPAWSCNLMRHLLCFWCSQAQTFYPFYNMRYNMRYIRSVALLVLSTVLFTGCYHASITTGKQPSAKKIRKPFASSWIYGLVPPSTVEAAEECPNGVARVETQLSFVNQLVSFLTSGIYTPMSITVTCAAGASAHNAQTPVLDVPLGTKTRAALATAAKRSAQAQQPVLLNLHR
- a CDS encoding TonB-dependent receptor — its product is MGWLLVGVLALPLPAHAQDAGVLQGVVTDQDTQEPLPGANVVLDGTQRGASTDADGEYRIDGLPAGTYTVRVTFVGYEPATRTVDIAAGETETLDLVLAPRTFVGQEIVVTGSKRPEKLLEAPVTMEAISAEELNVSGGGTYLSALSTLKGVDFVNVGINGQGISARGFNNHFNTRMLQMKDGRIAQLPGTGLPQGNFLPTSGLDLKTIEVVVGPAAALYGPNAHTGVVNVITKTPWDQSGLALDVRAGQNDLVDVNGRVAGIISEDFGWKVTGQYMTATDYRPPVGGPNATMADSTHYFGTSFHESALVENYEIESIRTEASLYYRLGDDWEINGVYGFSQNDNFGLTNNGRNRIKGWQVQYQSLQLSSESWFAQATHTSNDAGNTYQINGVATSATAVMLQAMANGASPSEARQQAINQLPALREANRFVDNGELWDSELQYRTTFSVGGGSLDLVTGGQYRYYAPDSDGTFLADAIGRDIDATEIGGYLQLDYRPTDRLRINLAGRVDTHSEYTTQFSPKAALVYTVAKNHNLRATYNRAFKSPTVLEGNLFIPIPVPSVAPGYVVNALGNYTGYVIQDPSGTVINRIDPLAPEEVNAVELGYKGVFGKRLFVDAVLYNSWYKNFISPLTTVANGITQIPFYPDGQPVDAPGNNQFNALSTYLNFGEAVVQGADLGVNLFLGNHFNVNVNGSYIYLRSFEESESGQRLLLNVPNTKLKGTMTMRDVGLKNSFLSLSGRWHSAYEFRSGYWDSARFYADGEVPSRFTAGLTAGYALPDYGVDLKLSVTNLFNNKRPDVLGAPVTERLIWLSATYSFKGLRF
- the fabG gene encoding 3-oxoacyl-ACP reductase FabG yields the protein MAAPLTDRVALITGGSQGIGRATAALFAQRGARVIIADVNEAAGAAAVQAIEDNGGTAQFVPTDVTDRAATEALAEAAQAAYGALDILVNNAGITRDATLAKMDGDAFDAVVDVNLKGVFNTTKAALPYLQGSAHGRILNAASVVGLYGNFGQTNYVASKSGVIGMTKTWARELGRDGITVNAVAPGFIETPMVETVPDKVMDRLVKQTPLGRLGRADDIARAYAFLASDDAAFITGAVLSVDGGLVL
- a CDS encoding 3-oxoacyl-ACP synthase III family protein, which gives rise to MRHAQLLGTGLYAPEHVVTNDYFDALYGEDVDSFLRANRNIIERRYATDEQSTSDLAVEAARDALADAGVAPDALDLIIVSTDTPDFLSPSTAAVVQDKLKAPNAATFDLNTACAGFVTALDTARKFVEADARYRRVLVVGAYLMSRFIDYEQKNVASLFADGAGAAVIGPTDDAQQGVLASELISKGEYHSYMGVYTGGAARPVTDAHAERTQKLAFRKKFPDGFNPDQWTTMVRTLADRLDVTPAAVDRYFFTQINIQSIRETMDRLGLPHDRAHNVMDRFGYTGNACVAMALADADDQGLLAPGDLIFLIASGGGAALAGIALRWPAR